One genomic segment of Pseudoalteromonas sp. GCY includes these proteins:
- the eno gene encoding phosphopyruvate hydratase: MSKIVRVIGREVMDSRGNPTVEADVHLESGAWGRACAPSGASTGTREALELRDGDKSRYLGKGVLTAVNYVNNEIAAALEGQNALEQRAIDQIMLDLDGTENKEKLGANAILAVSLATAKAAAQDKGVALYEHIADINGTAGQYSMPVPMMNIINGGEHADNNVDIQEFMVQPVGAKSFREALRMGAEIFHSLKKVLKSRGLNTAVGDEGGFAPDLKSNEEALEVIVEAVAAAGYEMNKDVTLALDCAASEFYVDGKYELKGEGKTFDSEGFAGFLADLAARYPIVSIEDGLDESDWAGWKILTDKIGDKVQLVGDDLFVTNTKILKRGIEERIGNSILIKFNQIGSLSETLDAIKMAQDAGFTAVISHRSGETEDATIADLAVATAAGQIKTGSLCRSDRVAKYNQLLRIEEALGEKAVYKGRSEIKGQ; the protein is encoded by the coding sequence CGGACGTACACCTAGAATCAGGTGCATGGGGCCGTGCATGTGCGCCATCAGGTGCATCTACGGGTACCCGTGAAGCACTAGAGCTACGTGACGGTGATAAGTCTCGTTACTTAGGTAAAGGTGTATTGACTGCGGTAAACTACGTAAATAACGAAATCGCGGCAGCACTTGAAGGTCAAAACGCGCTAGAGCAACGTGCAATCGACCAAATCATGTTGGACTTAGACGGCACTGAAAACAAAGAAAAACTAGGTGCGAACGCAATCCTTGCGGTATCTCTAGCAACAGCAAAAGCAGCAGCACAAGACAAAGGCGTGGCGCTATACGAGCATATCGCAGACATCAACGGTACAGCAGGCCAGTACTCAATGCCAGTCCCGATGATGAACATTATCAATGGTGGTGAGCACGCGGATAACAACGTTGATATTCAAGAGTTTATGGTTCAACCTGTTGGCGCAAAAAGCTTCCGTGAAGCACTACGTATGGGCGCTGAAATCTTCCATAGCCTGAAAAAAGTACTTAAGTCACGTGGCCTGAACACCGCGGTTGGTGATGAAGGTGGTTTTGCACCAGATCTTAAGTCAAACGAAGAAGCGCTAGAAGTGATTGTTGAAGCGGTTGCGGCTGCTGGCTACGAAATGAACAAAGACGTAACACTAGCACTTGACTGTGCAGCGTCTGAGTTTTATGTCGATGGCAAGTATGAACTAAAGGGCGAAGGTAAAACATTCGACTCGGAAGGTTTTGCAGGTTTCTTGGCTGATCTTGCCGCACGCTACCCAATTGTATCAATCGAAGATGGCCTAGACGAAAGCGATTGGGCTGGCTGGAAAATCCTAACAGATAAAATTGGCGATAAAGTTCAGCTAGTGGGTGATGATCTCTTTGTTACTAACACTAAGATCTTAAAGCGTGGTATTGAAGAACGCATTGGTAACTCAATCTTGATTAAATTCAATCAGATTGGTTCACTGTCTGAAACGCTTGATGCTATCAAAATGGCGCAAGATGCTGGCTTTACTGCCGTTATTTCACACCGCTCTGGTGAGACTGAAGACGCAACCATTGCTGATTTAGCAGTGGCTACAGCAGCTGGTCAAATTAAGACAGGTTCACTTTGTCGCTCAGATCGTGTAGCTAAGTACAACCAGTTACTACGTATTGAAGAAGCGCTAGGTGAAAAAGCGGTATACAAAGGCCGTAGCGAAATCAAAGGTCAGTAA
- the mutH gene encoding DNA mismatch repair endonuclease MutH, translating into MQRVENIAGLTLGELAQQLSFKTPQDLLREKGWVGQLIEAALGATAGSKPVPDFEHIGVELKTLPISYQGKPLETTYVSVVPLTQLTGLTWEASSVKKKLAHVLWLPILAEREIPLIARVIGHGFLWRPDANQEQLLRRDWEEQIELIATGHVEKISGHLGEVMQIRPKAANAKALTDAIGPNGKIVQTLPRGFYLKINFTQSILAQEFGA; encoded by the coding sequence ATGCAGCGTGTTGAAAATATAGCTGGTTTAACATTGGGTGAACTCGCTCAGCAGCTCTCGTTTAAAACACCACAAGACTTGCTCAGAGAGAAAGGTTGGGTAGGACAACTCATAGAAGCAGCCTTAGGTGCCACAGCGGGTTCAAAGCCTGTGCCTGATTTTGAGCATATCGGCGTTGAACTCAAGACTTTGCCAATAAGCTATCAAGGCAAACCACTAGAGACCACCTATGTTTCTGTCGTGCCGCTTACTCAGTTAACAGGATTAACGTGGGAAGCGTCGAGTGTTAAAAAGAAATTAGCTCACGTTCTCTGGCTACCCATATTAGCCGAACGAGAAATTCCTTTAATAGCTAGGGTTATTGGACACGGCTTCCTATGGCGGCCAGACGCGAATCAAGAACAGTTGTTACGAAGAGACTGGGAAGAGCAAATCGAGTTAATCGCTACGGGTCACGTAGAAAAAATCTCAGGGCATCTTGGAGAAGTCATGCAGATAAGGCCAAAGGCGGCAAATGCCAAAGCACTCACCGACGCCATAGGGCCGAACGGTAAAATAGTGCAAACTTTGCCAAGAGGTTTTTATTTAAAAATCAATTTCACCCAATCGATATTGGCGCAAGAGTTTGGTGCTTAA
- the rppH gene encoding RNA pyrophosphohydrolase translates to MIDAEGFRANVGIVICNNQGQVFWARRYGQHSWQFPQGGIDQGETPEQTMYRELHEEVGLRPEDVEIVASSKHWLRYKLPKRLIRRDSSPVCIGQKQKWFLLKLRCKDEDVDLLRTHHPEFDDWRWVSYWYPVRQVVSFKRDVYRRVMKEFAPFAMPFGKREQQGQKDFWRTKR, encoded by the coding sequence GTGATTGATGCCGAAGGGTTTCGTGCCAATGTCGGAATAGTGATTTGTAATAATCAGGGGCAGGTTTTTTGGGCCCGTCGTTACGGACAACACTCTTGGCAATTTCCTCAAGGTGGAATAGATCAAGGGGAAACACCTGAGCAAACGATGTATCGTGAACTTCATGAAGAAGTTGGACTTAGGCCAGAAGATGTTGAAATAGTAGCAAGTTCTAAACATTGGTTACGTTACAAACTACCAAAAAGGTTAATTAGACGAGATTCAAGCCCAGTTTGTATCGGGCAAAAGCAGAAATGGTTTTTATTGAAACTTAGGTGTAAAGATGAAGACGTAGACTTATTACGTACGCATCACCCTGAGTTTGATGATTGGCGTTGGGTTAGCTATTGGTATCCAGTACGTCAAGTTGTATCGTTTAAGCGTGATGTCTATCGTCGAGTGATGAAGGAATTCGCTCCGTTTGCGATGCCATTTGGTAAACGTGAACAGCAAGGGCAGAAGGATTTCTGGCGCACGAAACGATAA
- the ptsP gene encoding phosphoenolpyruvate--protein phosphotransferase produces MLATLRSIAESVAQQSDLQSALNCFVTMVKDAMHTECCSVYFADYSQDNFILMATDGLNPEAIGKFRMGFTEGLVGLVAQREEPINVAHAQSHPRFKLSPEVNEEGYNAFLSVPVVHQRKVLGVIVVQQKIARVFSHDEESFLITLSAQLASQLANTEIQTLLQQDASSHRTSVLKGVSSAPGIALGDGYVVLPHIDFASIEPQHSDNIQQQIQLFHQAVAATRQEFHILAKTLSDDIPKEAVAVFEVYQQLLDAKSLGKQVESEIQQGWNAKTALKLVIEKLVAQFDMMSDPYIKERAIDVNDIGLRVLQHLVSTEQAVKHYPDNTILIAHTLTPTMLAQVPKEKLKGVVSVHGSANSHASILTRAMGVPAIWGIEDIPLLQFDGKSMIMDAYSGRLYISPSQMLVNEYVEIKRKDNILHDKFEAEHDLPPITLDGERINLLLNAGLDLSTETLSASYCDGVGLYRTESWFMQKGQFPTQSEQEVWYREVLSRYHPEPVVMRTLDIGGDKILDYFDIKEENPFLGWRGIRVSLDHPELFLDQIKAMIKANAGLGNLQIMLPMVGHSEEIDEAMALIEQACFELQDEWADPFYTIDRPEIGVMLEVPSSVYLLPEWSKKIDFCSVGSNDLTQYLLAVDRTNAQVADLFEPYHPSVLRVLNQIAQQCELHELPFSLCGELGGEPEGAILLIAMGYRRLSMNISSLNKVKWVLRRLRVTDMEALLERCLAQPSSKQVRRIIKEFMIEHHFAELLYTSHQAKGAS; encoded by the coding sequence GTGTTAGCAACGTTAAGATCGATTGCTGAGTCAGTGGCACAGCAAAGTGACCTACAAAGCGCGTTAAATTGCTTTGTTACTATGGTCAAAGATGCCATGCACACTGAATGCTGCTCAGTTTATTTTGCCGATTACAGTCAAGATAACTTTATCTTGATGGCAACAGATGGCTTAAACCCTGAAGCAATTGGGAAATTCCGAATGGGATTTACCGAAGGCTTAGTCGGTCTTGTTGCCCAGCGTGAAGAGCCAATTAACGTTGCCCATGCTCAATCACACCCAAGATTTAAACTGTCACCCGAGGTCAATGAAGAAGGCTACAATGCTTTCTTATCAGTGCCTGTTGTACACCAGCGCAAAGTGCTTGGGGTTATTGTGGTGCAGCAAAAGATTGCTCGTGTATTTAGCCATGATGAAGAGTCCTTTCTTATTACGCTTTCAGCGCAATTGGCTTCACAGCTTGCCAACACCGAGATCCAAACTTTACTTCAACAAGATGCAAGCAGTCACAGAACCTCAGTGTTAAAAGGGGTATCGAGTGCACCAGGTATTGCCTTAGGTGATGGTTATGTGGTGTTACCCCATATTGATTTTGCGAGTATTGAACCGCAGCATAGTGACAATATTCAGCAGCAAATTCAGCTGTTTCATCAAGCGGTGGCCGCGACTCGGCAAGAATTCCATATTTTAGCCAAAACTCTGAGTGATGATATTCCGAAAGAAGCGGTAGCTGTGTTTGAGGTTTACCAGCAACTTTTGGATGCCAAGAGTTTAGGTAAACAAGTGGAGTCTGAAATACAACAAGGCTGGAACGCAAAAACCGCGCTAAAGCTTGTTATCGAAAAGCTTGTGGCTCAGTTTGATATGATGAGCGACCCCTATATCAAAGAGCGTGCGATTGATGTTAATGATATTGGCCTGCGCGTGCTCCAGCATTTAGTCTCAACTGAGCAAGCTGTTAAACACTATCCAGATAATACGATTCTAATCGCCCATACCTTGACCCCAACTATGTTAGCGCAAGTACCAAAAGAAAAGCTCAAAGGGGTAGTCAGTGTGCATGGCTCGGCCAACTCTCATGCCTCCATTCTCACTCGCGCGATGGGCGTCCCCGCTATTTGGGGGATAGAAGACATTCCATTATTACAGTTTGATGGTAAGTCTATGATCATGGATGCGTATTCTGGACGGCTTTATATTTCGCCTTCGCAAATGTTGGTCAATGAGTACGTTGAAATCAAACGTAAAGATAACATTCTGCATGATAAGTTTGAAGCGGAACATGATTTGCCGCCTATTACACTCGATGGTGAGCGTATAAATTTACTCTTAAATGCTGGGCTTGATCTATCGACCGAAACATTAAGCGCCAGTTATTGCGATGGGGTTGGTCTTTATCGTACTGAGTCTTGGTTTATGCAAAAAGGCCAATTCCCAACACAATCGGAGCAAGAAGTCTGGTATCGCGAGGTGCTATCACGTTATCACCCTGAGCCCGTAGTGATGCGGACTTTAGATATCGGTGGCGACAAAATTCTAGATTACTTTGATATAAAAGAAGAAAACCCATTTTTAGGGTGGCGGGGCATTCGTGTATCGCTGGATCACCCCGAGCTTTTCTTGGATCAGATCAAAGCCATGATCAAAGCAAATGCGGGTCTTGGCAACTTACAGATCATGTTGCCTATGGTGGGTCATAGTGAGGAAATAGATGAAGCGATGGCGCTCATTGAGCAGGCTTGTTTTGAGCTGCAAGACGAATGGGCCGATCCTTTTTACACCATCGACCGGCCAGAAATCGGCGTAATGCTTGAAGTACCGTCTAGCGTGTACTTGTTACCTGAGTGGTCGAAAAAAATCGATTTTTGCTCTGTGGGCAGTAACGATTTAACGCAGTATTTATTGGCAGTAGATAGAACAAATGCACAAGTGGCGGATCTTTTTGAGCCCTATCATCCCAGTGTATTACGAGTGTTAAACCAGATTGCACAGCAGTGTGAGCTGCACGAGCTACCTTTTAGCCTGTGTGGAGAGTTAGGCGGTGAGCCTGAGGGCGCAATCTTGCTTATTGCAATGGGGTATCGCCGTTTGAGCATGAATATTTCATCACTGAACAAAGTAAAATGGGTGCTACGCAGACTGAGAGTAACGGATATGGAAGCTTTACTTGAAAGGTGTTTAGCACAACCTTCATCTAAGCAAGTGCGCCGAATTATTAAAGAATTCATGATTGAACATCATTTTGCAGAATTACTCTATACCAGCCACCAAGCAAAGGGTGCTTCTTAA
- a CDS encoding sulfite exporter TauE/SafE family protein: METIILIVVLCALLGCAVGFLAGLLGIGGGLLIVPILSVILTKFNVIPTDQVVLVAIATSLASIIFTSTSSAKAHHKNDNVPWHIAPWVMLGVAVGALGSGFAAVLLPEKLVRIIFVVSVVGIALKMAWSSRRPPQSTRVIPQGPILAMLTSVTGALSAMIGIGGGALIVPLLTFFSVDMKKAIGCASASGIVIAIFGSFGYIASGSQHVDIEHGFLGFVYLPALFGIVATSWFMAPIGAKATHHLPVTTIKKVFAALLIVIAGNMLMN, from the coding sequence ATGGAAACTATTATACTCATCGTTGTACTTTGCGCTTTGCTCGGCTGTGCAGTTGGCTTTTTGGCAGGTCTGCTTGGTATCGGCGGCGGGCTGCTGATAGTCCCTATTTTATCTGTCATCTTGACCAAATTTAATGTTATACCCACAGATCAAGTGGTGTTAGTTGCAATTGCGACGTCTCTCGCCTCCATTATTTTCACTTCGACATCTTCAGCCAAAGCGCATCATAAAAATGACAATGTTCCATGGCACATTGCTCCATGGGTGATGTTGGGTGTGGCAGTCGGCGCGTTGGGCAGTGGTTTTGCCGCAGTGCTGTTGCCTGAAAAACTCGTCAGAATTATTTTTGTGGTTAGTGTTGTGGGCATTGCATTGAAAATGGCGTGGAGTTCCAGAAGACCGCCACAATCAACCAGAGTTATACCGCAAGGACCGATACTTGCGATGCTAACCTCGGTAACGGGGGCGCTGTCTGCAATGATTGGTATTGGCGGGGGAGCATTAATCGTCCCACTACTGACATTTTTCTCTGTTGATATGAAAAAAGCGATAGGATGTGCGTCTGCCAGTGGTATCGTTATCGCTATCTTTGGCTCCTTTGGCTATATCGCCTCTGGCAGCCAACATGTGGATATTGAACATGGATTTTTAGGTTTTGTCTATTTACCGGCTTTGTTTGGTATAGTGGCAACTTCATGGTTTATGGCGCCTATAGGTGCTAAAGCTACGCACCACTTACCAGTCACAACGATTAAGAAAGTGTTTGCGGCGTTACTCATTGTTATCGCTGGCAATATGTTAATGAATTAA
- the lgt gene encoding prolipoprotein diacylglyceryl transferase, whose product MALQFPQIDPVIFSIGPLSVRWYGLMYLIGFMFAMWWAGKEAKKPNSGWNKDQVGDLVFYCMLGVILGGRIGYVLFYQFSHFIENPLYLFRVDQGGMSFHGGALGVITAIIVYALKNKRSILSVGDFVVPMVPVGLFAGRIGNFINGELWGRVTDVPWAFIFPTGGPQPRHPSQLYEAFFEGLVLFVMLVWFRKKPRPAGSVAGLFLAGYGVFRFSIEYFREPDAHIGLYGGLISQGQILSLPMVIAGAILMVWAYKREGSNPSTGQVKS is encoded by the coding sequence ATGGCTTTGCAGTTTCCACAGATAGACCCTGTGATTTTTTCCATCGGACCTTTAAGTGTTCGTTGGTATGGATTAATGTATTTAATCGGCTTCATGTTTGCCATGTGGTGGGCAGGGAAAGAAGCAAAAAAACCAAACTCTGGTTGGAATAAAGACCAAGTTGGCGACCTAGTTTTTTACTGTATGCTTGGCGTGATCTTGGGCGGGCGAATTGGCTATGTGCTGTTTTATCAATTCTCTCATTTTATTGAAAACCCGCTTTATTTGTTTAGGGTGGATCAAGGCGGTATGTCTTTCCATGGCGGCGCATTGGGCGTTATCACGGCAATTATCGTGTATGCGCTTAAAAACAAACGTTCGATTTTATCGGTAGGTGACTTTGTCGTTCCTATGGTGCCTGTTGGGCTTTTTGCTGGTCGTATCGGTAACTTTATTAATGGCGAATTATGGGGTCGCGTAACGGATGTTCCTTGGGCATTTATTTTCCCAACGGGCGGACCACAGCCGCGCCACCCATCACAACTTTATGAAGCGTTTTTTGAAGGGTTGGTATTGTTTGTGATGCTGGTATGGTTTAGGAAAAAACCGCGCCCAGCGGGCAGTGTAGCAGGTTTATTTTTAGCCGGTTACGGTGTCTTCCGCTTCTCAATCGAGTATTTCCGTGAACCAGATGCACATATTGGCTTATATGGTGGCCTTATTTCTCAAGGTCAGATCTTATCTCTGCCTATGGTGATTGCAGGCGCTATCCTTATGGTGTGGGCATATAAGCGAGAAGGTAGCAACCCATCTACCGGGCAAGTTAAAAGTTAA
- a CDS encoding thymidylate synthase has protein sequence MKQYLELMRHVRDNGTKKEDRTGTGTVSVFGYQMRFNLQEGFPLVTTKKCHLRSIIHELLWFLQGDTNIKYLKENGVSIWDGWATDDGDLGPVYGSQWRSWTGPNGEVIDQIKDVVEQIKTNPDSRRLIVSAWNPALLPDTNYSPKENAAMGKQALPPCHTLFQFYVLDGKLSCQLYQRSADIFLGVPFNIASYALLTMMIAQVCDLEVGDFVHTFGDAHLYLNHMEQVEEQLGRAPFAKPQMQINPQVKDIFGFKFEDFELVNYECHPHIKAPVAI, from the coding sequence ATGAAGCAATATTTAGAACTGATGCGCCATGTGCGTGACAATGGTACAAAAAAAGAAGACCGTACGGGCACTGGCACAGTGAGTGTTTTTGGATACCAGATGCGCTTCAACTTGCAAGAAGGCTTTCCGCTTGTAACGACGAAAAAGTGTCATCTACGCTCGATTATTCACGAGCTACTTTGGTTCTTGCAAGGCGATACTAACATCAAATACCTAAAGGAAAATGGCGTTAGTATTTGGGATGGCTGGGCAACGGATGATGGGGACTTAGGGCCAGTTTATGGTAGCCAGTGGCGCTCTTGGACGGGGCCAAATGGTGAAGTGATAGATCAAATCAAAGATGTTGTAGAGCAAATCAAAACCAACCCTGACTCTCGTCGCCTGATTGTGAGTGCTTGGAACCCTGCGCTTTTACCTGATACTAACTATTCACCCAAAGAAAATGCAGCGATGGGCAAACAAGCGTTGCCACCTTGCCACACGTTATTCCAATTTTATGTATTAGATGGCAAGCTTTCTTGCCAGCTTTATCAGCGCAGTGCGGATATTTTCTTAGGCGTGCCCTTTAACATCGCAAGCTATGCGCTGTTAACGATGATGATTGCACAAGTTTGTGACTTAGAAGTGGGTGATTTCGTACATACCTTCGGTGATGCCCATTTGTATCTAAATCATATGGAACAAGTTGAAGAACAATTAGGCCGAGCGCCGTTTGCGAAACCGCAAATGCAGATCAACCCTCAAGTAAAAGACATATTTGGTTTTAAGTTTGAAGACTTTGAGTTGGTAAACTACGAATGTCACCCGCATATAAAGGCACCAGTCGCGATTTAG
- the galU gene encoding UTP--glucose-1-phosphate uridylyltransferase GalU, with protein sequence MKAVIPVAGLGTRMLPATKAIPKEMLPIVDKPLIQYVVDEAAAAGVKEIVLVTHSSKNSIENHFDKSFELEATLEKRVKRQLLEEVQSICPKGVTLIHVRQGEARGLGHAINCAAPVIGDEPFVVMLPDVLVDDTACDLTKDNLADMIARFKASGNSQVMVEAVAPELVSQFGIVDLGGAALAQGESAAMQSIVEKPELQSAPSNLAVVGRYVLNKSIWPLLAKTPLGAGGEIQLTDAIAMLMEQEQVDAYSLRGKSHDCGSKIGYLKAIVEHAMRRDEYSTELASLIDSITRS encoded by the coding sequence ATGAAAGCCGTTATTCCAGTGGCGGGTCTTGGCACTCGCATGTTACCCGCGACGAAGGCCATTCCAAAAGAAATGCTGCCAATTGTCGATAAGCCTTTGATCCAGTATGTAGTAGATGAAGCTGCGGCCGCAGGCGTCAAAGAAATCGTACTGGTAACCCATTCAAGTAAAAACTCAATTGAAAACCACTTCGATAAGAGTTTTGAGCTGGAAGCGACACTGGAAAAACGGGTTAAGCGTCAACTGCTAGAAGAAGTACAATCTATATGCCCCAAAGGCGTTACGCTGATCCATGTGCGCCAAGGTGAGGCTCGTGGCCTTGGTCATGCCATCAATTGTGCTGCCCCTGTGATTGGCGATGAGCCTTTTGTGGTTATGCTGCCCGATGTATTAGTTGATGACACTGCATGCGATCTAACAAAAGATAATCTTGCTGATATGATCGCGCGTTTTAAAGCATCAGGTAATAGCCAAGTGATGGTAGAAGCGGTAGCGCCTGAACTCGTCTCCCAGTTTGGCATTGTGGATTTGGGAGGAGCAGCGCTCGCGCAAGGAGAGTCAGCCGCGATGCAGTCTATTGTCGAAAAGCCCGAACTTCAAAGTGCACCTTCAAACTTAGCCGTTGTTGGTCGTTACGTGTTAAACAAATCTATTTGGCCACTTTTGGCAAAAACACCGCTAGGTGCGGGTGGCGAAATTCAATTGACCGATGCGATTGCCATGTTGATGGAGCAAGAGCAAGTCGATGCATACTCGTTACGTGGAAAAAGCCATGACTGCGGAAGTAAAATCGGCTATTTAAAAGCGATAGTTGAGCATGCGATGCGAAGAGACGAGTATTCAACTGAGCTTGCTTCTCTTATTGACTCTATTACAAGAAGTTAA
- a CDS encoding DUF4402 domain-containing protein has product MKTLIKSALIASSISAALLTSSAIAKDTARLEVKVEVKNLFSAEAGDPLDFGIIRVQGDAADVATMKIEADPTLTDPEIKNTGDAVINLISTGGAGTINITDAAPNTELTITVPAATTVDSVGNASFDLKDFEFYVVSGAQPNSEVTNNKFRVDANGAATLSVGATLSTKALSGTDTYGGGVYTSKVDIEIAY; this is encoded by the coding sequence ATGAAAACACTGATTAAATCTGCGCTTATTGCAAGTTCTATTTCCGCTGCTCTACTTACTTCTTCAGCAATTGCTAAAGATACTGCTCGTCTTGAAGTTAAAGTAGAAGTTAAAAACTTATTTTCAGCTGAAGCCGGTGATCCACTTGATTTCGGTATCATTCGAGTACAGGGCGATGCAGCTGATGTGGCTACGATGAAGATTGAGGCGGACCCTACACTGACCGATCCTGAAATTAAGAATACTGGTGATGCAGTAATAAACCTTATTAGTACAGGTGGAGCAGGCACTATCAATATCACAGATGCAGCGCCAAATACTGAGTTAACGATTACGGTTCCGGCCGCAACTACGGTTGATAGCGTAGGTAATGCCTCTTTTGATTTAAAGGATTTTGAATTTTATGTGGTAAGCGGTGCACAACCGAATAGCGAAGTGACAAACAACAAGTTTAGGGTTGATGCAAATGGTGCCGCAACGCTTTCCGTTGGTGCGACATTAAGTACGAAAGCACTTTCTGGAACAGATACGTATGGCGGTGGTGTATACACCAGTAAAGTTGATATCGAAATCGCTTACTAA
- a CDS encoding DUF4402 domain-containing protein produces MVLALLFASHLAKAQDISVVKKLSFGTIAIIDKSSAGTVTIEPNVRPQTSSNILFVEFGHAAEILLTDFPHNRQISVQSTVYNDWFGYWNLGASDAFQLTELYHEKAIYTDSVGSGEFKVGGQLRFAGNGKSLSDGVQTLNVEITLSY; encoded by the coding sequence ATGGTACTGGCATTGCTTTTTGCCAGTCACTTGGCCAAAGCTCAAGATATATCGGTCGTTAAGAAATTGAGCTTTGGCACTATTGCGATTATTGACAAAAGTAGCGCAGGCACAGTGACGATAGAACCTAATGTTAGGCCACAAACCTCAAGCAATATTCTATTCGTAGAGTTTGGTCATGCGGCAGAAATCCTCTTGACCGATTTTCCTCACAATCGCCAAATTAGCGTCCAATCTACCGTTTACAACGACTGGTTTGGCTATTGGAATCTTGGTGCATCCGATGCCTTCCAATTGACAGAGTTGTATCACGAGAAGGCTATTTACACGGATAGTGTTGGGTCTGGTGAGTTTAAAGTCGGTGGTCAATTGCGCTTTGCTGGCAACGGTAAATCGCTATCGGATGGGGTGCAAACTCTGAACGTTGAAATAACTTTGTCTTACTAA
- a CDS encoding fimbria/pilus periplasmic chaperone, with amino-acid sequence MITPTRVAFEERQRIERVTIINNGDVTKSYRLEFQEKLALKEGGYANFAEQKMNPMAASHFIRISPRQVTLGPGERQVIKLAVRRKANMEQGEYRSHLLFRELPNNKGKLQEGINIDVLMSYSIPVILRVGDANPQVQLEDVIVSDAKNGRQAITVLLNRTGKYSSFGELSAYWLGKNDVKPVRIGVLNKFAVYPELNQRSVEFSIDPAIKLGPSGKVLIKYLGDEEYTDRTFVDDSVSL; translated from the coding sequence ATGATCACCCCAACACGGGTTGCTTTCGAAGAGCGTCAGAGAATTGAAAGGGTTACAATCATTAATAATGGTGATGTGACCAAATCTTATCGACTTGAATTTCAAGAGAAGCTAGCACTAAAAGAAGGTGGCTATGCCAACTTTGCCGAGCAAAAAATGAATCCTATGGCTGCAAGCCATTTCATCCGTATTTCACCTAGGCAAGTAACACTGGGGCCTGGTGAGCGTCAGGTAATAAAATTGGCTGTGCGCAGAAAGGCGAATATGGAACAAGGAGAGTATCGCTCACATTTGCTTTTTAGGGAGCTGCCGAATAATAAAGGCAAGCTGCAAGAAGGTATCAATATTGACGTGCTGATGAGCTATAGCATTCCGGTGATACTACGAGTTGGCGATGCGAACCCGCAAGTACAGCTTGAGGATGTCATTGTAAGTGATGCAAAAAATGGTCGTCAGGCAATTACGGTACTACTTAATCGAACTGGGAAATATAGTAGCTTTGGCGAATTATCCGCTTATTGGCTGGGGAAAAATGACGTTAAACCAGTGCGGATCGGTGTGTTGAATAAGTTTGCCGTATATCCAGAGCTTAATCAAAGGAGTGTAGAGTTCTCAATAGACCCTGCAATCAAGCTCGGGCCATCAGGCAAGGTCTTAATCAAGTATTTGGGTGATGAGGAGTACACTGACCGCACCTTTGTAGATGATTCGGTATCTTTGTAG